Proteins found in one Streptomyces sp. CB09001 genomic segment:
- the rimO gene encoding 30S ribosomal protein S12 methylthiotransferase RimO: MPESRTVALVTLGCARNEVDSEELAGRLEADGWKLVDDAEEADVAVVNTCGFVEAAKKDSVDALLEANDLKGHGRTQAVVAVGCMAERYGKELADALPEADGVLGFDDYADISDRLQTILNGGIHAAHTPRDRRKLLPISPAERQEAGASVALPGHGPTDLPEGVAPASGPRAPLRRRLDGSPVASVKLASGCDRRCSFCAIPSFRGSFISRRPSDVLNETRWLAEQGVKEIMLVSENNTSYGKDLGDIRLLESLLPNLAEVDGIERVRVSYLQPAEMRPGLIDVLTSTEKVVPYFDLSFQHSAPNVLRAMRRFGDTDRFLELLDTIRSKAPEAGVRSNFIVGFPGESEADLAELERFLNHARLDAIGVFGYSDEEGTEAATYGDKLDEDVVAERLAHVSRLAEELVSQRADERVGATVRVLVESVDPADDGDGVRGRAEHQAPETDGQVLLTSGAGLSVGRMVDAKVVGTEGVDLVAEPLPGSPEWSEEAGR, from the coding sequence ATGCCTGAAAGCCGTACCGTCGCACTCGTCACCCTTGGCTGCGCCCGTAACGAGGTGGACTCGGAGGAGCTCGCAGGCCGTCTGGAGGCGGACGGCTGGAAGCTCGTCGACGACGCCGAGGAAGCGGACGTCGCCGTCGTGAACACGTGCGGCTTCGTCGAGGCCGCCAAGAAGGACTCCGTGGACGCCCTCCTGGAGGCCAACGACCTCAAGGGCCACGGAAGAACGCAGGCCGTCGTGGCGGTGGGCTGCATGGCCGAGCGCTACGGCAAGGAGCTGGCCGACGCCCTCCCGGAGGCCGACGGCGTCCTCGGCTTCGACGACTACGCCGACATCTCCGACCGCCTGCAGACCATCCTGAACGGCGGCATCCACGCCGCCCACACCCCGCGCGACCGGCGCAAGCTGCTGCCGATCAGCCCCGCCGAGCGGCAGGAGGCCGGCGCCTCGGTCGCCCTGCCGGGGCACGGCCCGACCGACCTGCCCGAGGGTGTCGCCCCCGCCTCGGGGCCCCGTGCGCCGCTGCGCCGCCGGCTGGACGGCTCCCCGGTCGCCTCGGTGAAGCTGGCCTCGGGCTGCGACCGCCGCTGCTCCTTCTGCGCCATCCCGTCCTTCCGCGGCTCCTTCATCTCGCGCCGCCCCAGCGACGTGCTCAACGAGACGCGGTGGCTGGCCGAGCAGGGCGTCAAGGAGATCATGCTGGTCTCCGAGAACAACACCTCCTACGGCAAGGACCTCGGCGACATCCGGCTCCTCGAGTCGCTGCTGCCGAACCTGGCCGAGGTCGACGGCATCGAGCGGGTGCGGGTCAGCTACCTCCAGCCGGCCGAGATGCGCCCCGGCCTGATCGACGTGCTGACCTCCACCGAGAAGGTCGTGCCCTACTTCGACCTCTCCTTCCAGCACTCCGCGCCGAACGTGCTGCGCGCCATGCGCCGCTTCGGCGACACCGACCGCTTCCTGGAACTGCTCGACACCATCCGGAGCAAGGCCCCCGAGGCCGGCGTGCGCTCCAACTTCATCGTCGGCTTCCCCGGCGAGTCCGAGGCGGACCTCGCCGAGCTGGAGCGGTTCCTGAACCACGCCCGTCTCGACGCCATCGGCGTCTTCGGGTACTCCGACGAGGAGGGCACCGAGGCGGCGACCTACGGCGACAAGCTGGACGAGGACGTCGTCGCCGAGCGGCTGGCGCACGTCTCCCGCCTCGCCGAGGAACTGGTCTCGCAGCGGGCCGACGAGCGCGTCGGCGCGACCGTGCGGGTACTCGTCGAGTCCGTGGACCCGGCCGACGACGGGGACGGCGTCCGCGGCCGCGCGGAGCACCAGGCGCCCGAGACGGACGGCCAGGTGCTGCTCACGAGCGGCGCGGGCCTGAGTGTCGGTCGTATGGTCGACGCGAAGGTGGTCGGTACGGAGGGTGTCGACCTGGTGGCCGAACCGCTGCCGGGATCGCCCGAGTGGAGTGAGGAGGCCGGCAGATGA
- the pgsA gene encoding CDP-diacylglycerol--glycerol-3-phosphate 3-phosphatidyltransferase: MTGVPASAAGGSSSARRAGPRGAAGAAQEPGDCTNPGGAVDRGTAERGATEGGAAGRGGKIAAAAVNQASVWNVANLLTMLRLLLVPAFVALMLGNGGYDPAWRSFAWAAFAIAMITDLFDGHLARTYNLVTDFGKIADPIADKAIMGAALICLSALGDLPWWVTAVILGRELGITVLRFVVIRYGVIPASRGGKLKTLTQGIAVGMYVLALTGPLATLRFWVMAAAVVLTVATGLDYVKQAIVLRRRGIAERRAALKGTEG, translated from the coding sequence ATGACCGGAGTCCCGGCGTCCGCGGCGGGCGGCTCCTCCAGTGCGCGCAGGGCCGGTCCGCGGGGCGCCGCCGGCGCGGCACAGGAACCGGGCGACTGTACGAACCCGGGGGGCGCCGTGGACCGGGGCACGGCGGAACGGGGCGCGACCGAGGGCGGTGCGGCCGGACGCGGTGGCAAGATCGCGGCGGCCGCCGTCAACCAGGCGAGTGTCTGGAACGTCGCCAATCTGCTGACGATGCTCCGGCTGCTCCTGGTGCCGGCCTTCGTCGCGCTCATGCTCGGCAACGGCGGGTACGACCCGGCCTGGCGCTCCTTCGCCTGGGCCGCCTTCGCCATCGCCATGATCACGGACCTCTTCGACGGGCACCTGGCGCGCACCTACAACCTCGTCACCGACTTCGGGAAGATCGCCGACCCCATCGCCGACAAGGCGATCATGGGCGCGGCGCTCATCTGCCTGTCCGCGCTCGGCGACCTGCCGTGGTGGGTGACGGCCGTCATCCTCGGCCGGGAACTCGGGATCACCGTCCTGCGTTTCGTTGTCATCCGGTACGGCGTCATCCCCGCGAGTCGGGGCGGCAAGCTCAAGACGCTCACCCAGGGCATCGCCGTCGGCATGTACGTCCTGGCGCTGACGGGGCCCCTGGCCACCCTGAGGTTCTGGGTGATGGCGGCGGCGGTCGTCCTGACCGTCGCGACCGGCCTGGACTATGTAAAGCAGGCCATTGTGCTGCGCCGCCGGGGAATCGCCGAACGCAGAGCGGCGTTGAAGGGGACGGAAGGTTGA
- a CDS encoding CinA family protein, with amino-acid sequence MSSTAADVVRLLTVRGETLAVAESLTGGMVAAALTAVPGASKAFRGSVTAYATELKRELLGVDGELLTARGAVDPQVAAQMAAGVRTVLGADWGIATTGVAGPDPQDGQAVGTVFVAVDGPSGAEQGCADGGKVEALRLNGDRAEIRMESVRSVLALLLRELASEQTGNERAQDTERNGGF; translated from the coding sequence TTGAGCTCCACGGCCGCCGACGTGGTGCGACTACTCACGGTCAGGGGCGAGACCCTCGCGGTCGCCGAGTCACTGACGGGTGGAATGGTCGCCGCCGCGCTCACGGCGGTCCCCGGGGCGTCCAAGGCCTTCCGGGGCTCCGTCACCGCGTACGCCACGGAGCTGAAGCGGGAACTGCTCGGCGTCGACGGCGAGCTGCTCACGGCGCGCGGGGCGGTGGATCCGCAGGTCGCCGCCCAGATGGCGGCGGGCGTACGCACGGTGCTGGGCGCCGACTGGGGTATCGCGACCACCGGCGTGGCCGGCCCGGACCCGCAGGACGGGCAGGCCGTGGGGACGGTTTTCGTAGCCGTGGACGGGCCCTCCGGGGCCGAGCAGGGTTGCGCCGATGGCGGAAAAGTGGAGGCGCTGCGGTTGAACGGCGACCGCGCGGAAATTCGTATGGAGAGTGTACGGAGCGTACTCGCACTTCTTTTGAGGGAGCTTGCGAGCGAACAGACCGGGAATGAGCGGGCACAGGATACGGAACGGAACGGGGGGTTTTGA
- a CDS encoding helix-turn-helix transcriptional regulator, whose product MILLRRLLGDVLRRQRQRQGRTLREVSSSARVSLGYLSEVERGQKEASSELLSAICDALDVRMSELMREVSDELALAELARSAAATPSETVPAPVRPMLGSVSVTGVPPERVTIKAPAEAVDVVAA is encoded by the coding sequence ATGATTCTGCTCCGTCGCCTGCTGGGTGACGTGCTGCGTCGGCAGCGCCAACGCCAGGGCCGTACTCTGCGCGAAGTCTCCTCGTCCGCCCGAGTCTCACTCGGCTATCTCTCCGAGGTGGAGCGGGGGCAGAAGGAGGCTTCTTCCGAGCTGCTCTCCGCCATCTGCGACGCGCTGGACGTACGGATGTCCGAGCTCATGCGCGAAGTGAGCGACGAACTCGCCCTTGCCGAGCTGGCCCGGTCCGCCGCGGCGACGCCCAGCGAGACCGTACCGGCACCGGTGCGCCCGATGCTGGGTTCCGTCTCGGTGACCGGTGTGCCACCGGAACGCGTGACCATCAAGGCGCCCGCCGAGGCAGTGGACGTCGTCGCCGCCTGA
- a CDS encoding DNA starvation/stationary phase protection protein, with product MYVVKSPLSDADLKTVSEALQGALVDLVDLSLVAKQIHWNVVGPRFRSVHLQLDELVGTARTHSDTVAERASALGVSPDGRAATVAVGSGIDVTPEGWVDDTTAVQTIVDALGAVIGRMRERIAASDEPDPVSQDIFIQITADLEKQHWMFQAENG from the coding sequence ATGTACGTCGTGAAGAGCCCGTTGTCCGACGCGGACCTGAAGACCGTCTCCGAGGCGTTGCAGGGCGCCCTCGTCGACCTGGTCGACCTGTCCCTGGTGGCGAAGCAGATCCACTGGAACGTGGTCGGCCCGCGCTTCCGCTCCGTACACCTCCAGCTGGACGAACTCGTCGGCACCGCCCGCACGCACTCGGACACCGTGGCGGAACGCGCCTCGGCGCTCGGCGTCTCCCCGGACGGACGGGCCGCGACGGTCGCCGTCGGCAGCGGCATCGACGTGACCCCCGAGGGCTGGGTCGACGACACCACCGCCGTGCAGACCATCGTGGACGCGCTGGGCGCGGTGATCGGGCGGATGCGCGAGCGGATCGCGGCGAGCGATGAGCCCGATCCCGTGAGCCAGGACATCTTCATCCAGATCACGGCCGACCTCGAGAAGCAGCACTGGATGTTCCAGGCCGAAAACGGATGA
- a CDS encoding metalloregulator ArsR/SmtB family transcription factor: MVVDRAVEEAEAGTDRLFQALADLTRRDILRRCVRDGLSVSRLAEAYPMSFAAVHKHVAVLERAGLVVKERRGREQLVRTDPDALGRARRALDELEAAWRGRVERMSGLLAEAPEAGSEAQQPTEGQNR, from the coding sequence ATGGTTGTAGATAGAGCTGTCGAAGAGGCGGAAGCGGGCACGGACCGCCTGTTCCAGGCCCTGGCCGACCTGACCCGCCGCGACATCCTGCGCCGCTGCGTGCGGGACGGCCTGTCGGTGTCACGGCTGGCCGAGGCCTATCCGATGAGCTTCGCCGCCGTGCACAAGCACGTCGCGGTACTGGAGCGGGCCGGTCTGGTGGTCAAGGAGCGCCGCGGACGGGAGCAGCTCGTGCGGACCGATCCCGACGCCCTGGGCCGGGCCCGCCGTGCCCTGGACGAACTGGAGGCCGCCTGGCGCGGACGGGTGGAGCGGATGTCCGGCCTGCTCGCCGAGGCGCCGGAGGCCGGATCCGAAGCGCAGCAACCCACGGAAGGACAGAACCGATGA
- a CDS encoding SRPBCC domain-containing protein encodes MSVTSLDKDLDNLTLTLVADFTAPVERVWQLWSDPRQLERWWGPPAYPATVEEHDLTPGGDVTYFMTGPEGEKYRGWWRVATVDAPRSLEFTDGFADEDGVPNAAMPTTANRVTLTERDGGTRMEMRAVFDTREQMEQLVTMGMADGLREAAGQMDALLAA; translated from the coding sequence ATGAGTGTCACCAGCCTGGACAAGGATCTCGACAACCTGACCCTCACCCTGGTCGCCGACTTCACCGCTCCGGTGGAACGGGTGTGGCAGCTGTGGTCCGATCCCCGGCAGCTGGAGCGCTGGTGGGGACCGCCGGCCTACCCGGCGACGGTGGAGGAGCACGACCTGACCCCGGGCGGAGACGTCACGTACTTCATGACCGGCCCGGAAGGCGAGAAGTACCGAGGCTGGTGGCGGGTGGCGACGGTCGACGCCCCGAGGTCGCTGGAGTTCACCGACGGATTCGCCGACGAGGACGGGGTGCCGAACGCCGCGATGCCGACGACCGCGAACCGGGTGACGCTCACCGAGCGCGACGGCGGCACCCGCATGGAGATGCGGGCGGTCTTCGACACCCGGGAGCAGATGGAGCAGCTCGTGACGATGGGCATGGCGGACGGCCTGCGCGAGGCGGCCGGCCAGATGGACGCCCTGCTCGCCGCCTAG
- a CDS encoding DNA-formamidopyrimidine glycosylase family protein has product MPEGDTVWQAARRLHDALAGRVLTRSDFRVPRYATVDLTGRTVLDVTPRGKHLLTRVEGGLTVHSHLRMDGSWKVFAPGQRWSGGPAHQIRVILGTADRTAVGYRLPVLDILRTADEQRAVGHLGPDLLGPDWDPERALDNLRADPSRALGEALLDQRNLAGIGNVYKSELCFLLGVTPWLPVGELPADRAARLPTLAKKLLEANRDRPVRRTTGLRGQDLFVYGRAPRPCLRCGTSVRVADQGDGSRERPTYWCPTCQAGPAPRPGGVTGFRTRR; this is encoded by the coding sequence ATGCCCGAAGGAGACACGGTCTGGCAGGCGGCGCGACGGCTGCACGACGCCCTCGCGGGCCGGGTGCTGACCCGCAGCGACTTCCGCGTCCCCCGGTACGCCACGGTCGACCTCACCGGCCGCACCGTCCTGGACGTCACCCCGCGCGGCAAGCATCTGCTGACCCGTGTCGAGGGCGGTCTGACGGTGCACTCGCACCTGCGGATGGACGGCTCCTGGAAGGTGTTCGCGCCCGGTCAGCGCTGGAGCGGCGGCCCGGCGCACCAGATCAGGGTGATCCTCGGCACCGCCGACCGCACGGCCGTCGGCTACCGCCTCCCGGTGCTGGACATCCTGCGCACCGCCGACGAGCAGCGCGCCGTCGGCCATCTCGGCCCCGATCTGCTGGGCCCCGACTGGGACCCGGAGCGGGCCCTGGACAACCTTCGCGCGGACCCGTCCCGCGCGCTCGGCGAGGCCCTGCTCGACCAGCGCAATCTCGCCGGCATCGGCAACGTCTACAAGAGCGAGCTGTGCTTCCTGCTCGGCGTCACGCCCTGGCTGCCGGTCGGCGAACTGCCCGCCGACCGGGCCGCGCGACTGCCGACGCTCGCGAAGAAGCTCCTGGAGGCCAACCGTGACCGCCCGGTCCGCCGCACGACGGGCCTGCGCGGCCAGGACCTGTTCGTGTACGGCCGGGCGCCCCGCCCCTGTCTGCGCTGCGGCACGTCGGTCCGGGTGGCCGACCAGGGCGACGGCTCCCGTGAGCGCCCCACGTACTGGTGCCCGACCTGCCAGGCGGGCCCCGCGCCGCGTCCGGGCGGCGTCACGGGTTTCCGGACACGGCGCTGA
- a CDS encoding ATP-dependent helicase, protein MVSSAHRALDGFSPATRGWFTGAFSAPTSAQAGAWQAISQGSDVLVVAPTGSGKTLAAFLAALDQLTSTPPPADPKKRCRVLYVSPLKALAVDVERNLRSPLTGIRQESVRLGLPEPEVKVGIRSGDTPAAERRALSTRPPDILITTPESLFLMLTSATRDALTGIDTVILDEVHAVAGTKRGAHLALTLERLDELLPKPARRIGLSATVRPVDEVARFLAPRGRVEIVQPESGKEFDLSVVVPVEDLGELGGSPVADGNEGAERPSIWPHVEERITDLVQSHRSTIVFANSRRLAERLCNRLNEIAYERATGEPLGEHHSPAELMGGSGAAQGAPPVIARAHHGSVSKEQRALVEEDLKAGRLPAVVATSSLELGIDMGAVDLVVQVESPPSVASGLQRVGRAGHQVGAVSTGVVFPKYRGDLVQSAVVTERMRSGAIEALRIPANPLDVLAQQLVAMTALDTWQVDDLLATVRRAAPFASLPESAFTAVLDMLAGRYPSDAFAELRPRVVWDRVAGTVTGRPGAQRLAVTSGGTIPDRGLFGVFLAGADPKKGGGRVGELDEEMVYESRVGDVFTLGTSSWRIEDITRDRVLVSPAPGVPGRLPFWKGDQLGRPLELGRALGAFLREIGALSKEDARLRLVTAGLDAWAADNVLAYLDEQREASGHVPDDRTIVVERFRDELGDWRVVVHSPFGAQVHAPWALALGARLSERYGMDAQVMHADDGIVLRLPDADLMGLDFLDQDPAKPGLEYDAEKAPVGAADVVFDKGEVDRVVTDQVGGSALFASRFRECAARALLLPRRSPGRRTPLWQQRQRAAQLLEVASEYGSFPIVLEAVRECLQDVFDVPGLVELMGDVEARKVRLVEVTTPEPSPFARSLLFGYVAQFLYEGDSPLAERRAAALSLDSRLLAELLGQAELRELLDAEVLTELERELQWLTEDRRIKDPEGVADLLRVLGPLTDAELAERGAEPQWAPELAGARRAIRVRIAGADHWAAIEDAGRLRDALGTALPVGVPEAFTEPVKDPLGDLLARHARTHGPFTSVTAAARFGLGVAVTEGALQRLAGSGRVVQGEFHPAGIGQEWCDATVLRRLRRRSLAALRHELEPVAPAALGQFLPQWQHIGKGHTLRGIDGLVRAVEQLQGASVPASALEKLVLPSRVAHYKPAMLDELTAAGEVVWAGAGSLPGKDGWVSLYLADAAPLLLPPPHPLETTALHESVLNTLSGGYGLFFRQIADQVRATTHPEATDPQLADALWDLAWSGRLTNDTLAPLRSLLGSGRTAGSTAHRAKRAVPRGRYGSLTAAARPASRTGPPTVAGRWSLLPDREADGTVRAHALARTLLDRHGVVTRGAVAAEGIEGGFSAVYRILAAFEESGQARRGYVVEGLGAAQFAMEGAVDRLRAVANARERGDGPAGPEDFPRDGSAARPGTDGSDGSAGPADDSSLNPFDAQDPFDRHDPFADYTSDSPGGSGNSRSPGGQGGAGGPAPFDDVFADPDRLGRSPSRGDYISPRDYAEPGAGGPRGGGAHARFEGPRGSYGSGFPGRRDRTAVGPRAVVLAAADPANAYGAALGWPEPPAGATHKPGRKAGSLVVLVEGEPALYMERGGKTLLLWPSDPDRLPTEDPRLRAAAEALAEAARAGSLGTVTVERVNGTAALTSPFGPLLEGAGFIANPRGLRIRA, encoded by the coding sequence ATGGTCAGCTCCGCACACCGAGCACTGGACGGCTTCTCACCCGCGACCCGCGGCTGGTTCACGGGGGCCTTCTCCGCGCCCACCTCCGCGCAGGCGGGCGCGTGGCAGGCCATCTCGCAGGGCTCGGACGTGCTCGTGGTCGCCCCCACGGGATCCGGCAAGACGCTGGCCGCCTTCCTCGCCGCGCTGGACCAGCTGACCTCGACACCCCCGCCCGCCGACCCCAAGAAGCGCTGCCGCGTCCTGTACGTCTCCCCGCTCAAGGCCCTGGCCGTCGACGTCGAGCGCAATCTCCGCAGCCCGCTGACCGGCATCCGCCAGGAGTCCGTGCGCCTCGGCCTGCCCGAGCCCGAGGTCAAGGTCGGCATCCGCTCGGGCGACACCCCGGCCGCAGAGCGCCGCGCCCTGTCCACCCGGCCGCCGGACATCCTGATCACTACCCCGGAATCCCTCTTCCTGATGCTGACGTCGGCCACGCGCGACGCGCTGACCGGCATCGATACGGTGATCCTGGACGAGGTGCACGCGGTCGCGGGCACCAAGCGCGGCGCCCATCTCGCGCTCACCCTGGAGCGGCTGGACGAGCTGCTGCCGAAGCCGGCCCGCCGGATCGGCCTGTCGGCGACGGTCCGGCCGGTGGACGAGGTCGCCCGGTTCCTGGCCCCGCGCGGCCGGGTCGAGATCGTCCAGCCGGAGTCGGGCAAGGAGTTCGACCTGTCCGTCGTCGTCCCCGTAGAGGACCTCGGCGAGCTGGGCGGTTCCCCGGTCGCGGACGGCAACGAGGGAGCGGAGCGCCCGTCGATCTGGCCGCACGTCGAGGAGCGGATCACCGACCTGGTCCAGTCGCACCGTTCGACGATCGTCTTCGCCAACTCCCGGCGGCTGGCCGAGCGCCTGTGCAACCGGCTCAACGAGATCGCGTACGAACGCGCGACCGGCGAGCCCCTGGGCGAGCACCACTCCCCCGCCGAGCTGATGGGCGGCTCGGGCGCCGCCCAGGGCGCGCCGCCCGTGATCGCCCGCGCCCACCACGGCTCGGTCTCCAAGGAGCAGCGCGCCCTCGTCGAGGAGGATCTGAAGGCGGGCCGCCTGCCCGCCGTGGTCGCCACCTCCAGCCTGGAGCTGGGCATCGACATGGGCGCCGTCGACCTGGTCGTCCAGGTCGAGTCGCCGCCCTCCGTCGCCTCCGGCCTCCAGCGCGTGGGCCGCGCGGGACACCAGGTCGGCGCGGTCTCCACGGGCGTGGTCTTCCCCAAGTACCGCGGCGACCTGGTGCAGTCGGCCGTGGTCACCGAGCGGATGCGCAGCGGCGCCATCGAGGCCCTGCGGATCCCCGCCAACCCGCTGGACGTGCTGGCCCAGCAGCTGGTGGCGATGACCGCGCTGGACACCTGGCAGGTCGACGACCTCCTCGCCACCGTCCGCCGCGCCGCACCCTTCGCCTCGCTGCCGGAGTCGGCCTTCACCGCCGTCCTCGACATGCTCGCGGGCCGCTACCCGTCCGACGCGTTCGCCGAGCTGCGCCCGCGCGTCGTGTGGGACCGGGTCGCCGGCACCGTCACCGGCCGCCCGGGGGCGCAGCGGCTCGCCGTGACGTCCGGGGGCACGATTCCCGACCGCGGACTCTTCGGGGTGTTCCTCGCCGGTGCCGACCCGAAGAAGGGCGGCGGCCGGGTCGGCGAGCTGGACGAGGAGATGGTGTACGAGTCCCGCGTGGGCGACGTCTTCACGCTCGGCACCAGCTCCTGGCGGATCGAGGACATCACCCGCGACCGGGTCCTGGTCTCCCCCGCACCGGGCGTGCCGGGCAGGCTGCCGTTCTGGAAGGGCGACCAGCTGGGCCGCCCCCTGGAGCTGGGCCGCGCGCTGGGCGCGTTCCTGCGCGAGATCGGCGCCCTGTCCAAGGAGGACGCCCGGCTGCGCCTGGTCACCGCGGGTCTGGACGCCTGGGCCGCGGACAACGTGCTGGCGTACCTCGACGAGCAGCGCGAGGCCTCCGGCCACGTCCCCGACGACCGCACCATCGTCGTCGAGCGCTTCCGGGACGAGCTGGGCGACTGGCGGGTCGTGGTCCACTCCCCCTTCGGCGCCCAGGTCCACGCCCCTTGGGCCCTCGCCCTGGGCGCCCGGCTGTCCGAGCGCTACGGCATGGACGCCCAGGTCATGCATGCCGACGACGGCATCGTGCTGCGCCTGCCGGACGCCGACCTGATGGGACTGGACTTCCTCGACCAGGACCCCGCGAAGCCGGGCCTCGAGTACGACGCGGAGAAGGCGCCCGTCGGCGCGGCCGACGTCGTCTTCGACAAGGGCGAGGTCGACCGGGTCGTCACCGACCAGGTGGGCGGCTCGGCCCTGTTCGCGTCCCGCTTCCGCGAGTGCGCCGCCCGCGCGCTGCTGCTGCCGCGCCGCAGCCCCGGCAGGCGCACCCCGCTGTGGCAGCAGCGCCAGCGCGCCGCGCAGCTGCTGGAGGTGGCGAGCGAGTACGGCTCGTTCCCGATCGTCCTGGAGGCGGTCCGCGAGTGCCTCCAGGACGTCTTCGACGTCCCCGGCCTGGTCGAGCTGATGGGCGACGTGGAGGCCCGCAAGGTCCGCCTGGTCGAGGTCACCACCCCGGAGCCCTCCCCGTTCGCCCGCTCCCTGCTCTTCGGCTACGTCGCCCAGTTCCTGTACGAGGGCGACTCGCCGCTCGCCGAGCGCCGGGCGGCCGCCCTGTCCCTGGACTCGCGGCTGCTGGCCGAGCTGCTCGGCCAGGCGGAGCTGCGCGAGCTGCTCGACGCGGAGGTGCTCACCGAGCTGGAGCGCGAGCTGCAGTGGCTCACCGAGGACCGTCGCATCAAGGATCCCGAGGGCGTCGCCGACCTGTTGCGGGTGCTCGGCCCGCTGACGGACGCGGAGCTGGCCGAGCGGGGCGCCGAGCCGCAGTGGGCGCCCGAGCTGGCCGGAGCCCGCCGCGCGATCAGGGTGCGCATCGCCGGCGCCGACCACTGGGCGGCGATCGAGGACGCGGGCCGGCTGCGCGACGCGCTGGGCACGGCGCTGCCCGTCGGTGTGCCGGAGGCCTTCACCGAGCCGGTCAAGGACCCGCTCGGCGACCTCCTGGCCCGGCACGCCCGCACCCACGGCCCCTTCACGTCGGTCACCGCGGCGGCCCGCTTCGGTCTGGGCGTCGCGGTCACCGAGGGCGCCCTCCAACGGCTCGCCGGGTCGGGACGGGTCGTACAGGGCGAGTTCCATCCGGCCGGCATCGGCCAGGAGTGGTGCGACGCGACCGTTCTGCGCAGGCTGCGCCGCCGTTCCCTGGCCGCGCTCCGGCACGAGCTGGAGCCGGTGGCACCGGCCGCGCTCGGCCAGTTCCTCCCCCAGTGGCAGCACATCGGCAAGGGGCACACGCTGCGCGGCATCGACGGGCTGGTCCGCGCCGTCGAGCAGTTGCAGGGCGCCTCCGTGCCCGCATCCGCCCTGGAGAAGCTGGTCCTGCCCTCCCGCGTGGCGCACTACAAGCCCGCGATGCTGGACGAGCTGACGGCCGCCGGTGAGGTGGTCTGGGCCGGGGCGGGTTCGCTGCCCGGCAAGGACGGCTGGGTCTCTCTCTACCTGGCGGACGCGGCCCCGCTGCTCCTGCCGCCCCCGCATCCCCTGGAGACGACCGCTCTGCACGAGTCCGTCCTGAACACGCTCTCGGGCGGGTACGGCCTGTTCTTCCGCCAGATCGCCGACCAGGTCCGCGCCACCACCCACCCGGAGGCCACCGACCCGCAGCTGGCCGACGCGCTGTGGGACCTGGCCTGGTCCGGACGGCTGACGAACGACACGCTGGCGCCCCTGCGCTCCCTGCTGGGTTCGGGGCGCACCGCGGGTTCCACGGCCCACCGTGCCAAGCGCGCGGTGCCCCGCGGCCGGTACGGCTCGTTGACGGCCGCCGCCCGCCCGGCGTCCCGCACCGGGCCGCCGACGGTCGCGGGCCGCTGGTCGCTGCTGCCCGACCGCGAGGCCGACGGCACGGTGCGGGCCCATGCCCTGGCCCGCACGCTCCTCGACCGGCACGGCGTGGTGACCCGCGGCGCCGTCGCCGCGGAGGGCATCGAGGGCGGCTTCTCGGCGGTGTACCGGATCCTGGCCGCGTTCGAGGAGAGCGGCCAGGCCCGGCGCGGTTACGTGGTGGAGGGGCTCGGGGCGGCGCAGTTCGCCATGGAGGGCGCCGTGGACCGATTGCGTGCGGTGGCGAACGCACGCGAGCGCGGTGACGGCCCGGCCGGGCCGGAGGACTTCCCGCGCGACGGCTCCGCGGCCCGGCCCGGGACCGACGGCTCAGACGGCTCCGCCGGACCCGCCGACGACTCCTCCCTCAACCCCTTCGACGCCCAGGACCCCTTCGACCGCCACGACCCCTTCGCCGACTACACGTCCGACAGCCCTGGGGGCTCGGGGAACTCGCGGAGCCCGGGAGGCCAGGGTGGGGCCGGAGGCCCGGCGCCCTTCGACGACGTCTTCGCCGACCCCGACCGTCTGGGCCGCTCACCCTCCCGCGGCGACTACATCTCACCGCGCGACTACGCCGAGCCGGGCGCCGGTGGTCCGCGCGGGGGCGGGGCGCACGCCCGTTTCGAGGGCCCGCGCGGCTCGTACGGCAGCGGTTTCCCGGGCCGTCGCGACCGTACCGCCGTCGGTCCGCGGGCCGTCGTGCTGGCCGCCGCCGACCCGGCGAACGCGTACGGTGCGGCCCTCGGCTGGCCCGAGCCGCCGGCCGGTGCCACGCACAAGCCCGGTCGCAAGGCGGGCTCCCTGGTGGTGCTCGTCGAGGGTGAACCGGCACTCTACATGGAGCGCGGCGGCAAGACCCTGCTGCTGTGGCCCTCCGACCCCGACCGGCTGCCCACCGAGGACCCACGGCTGCGAGCCGCGGCCGAAGCGCTCGCGGAGGCCGCCCGCGCCGGTTCCCTCGGCACGGTCACGGTGGAGCGGGTCAATGGCACGGCGGCGCTGACGTCCCCGTTCGGCCCGCTCCTGGAGGGGGCGGGGTTCATCGCCAACCCGCGCGGTCTGCGCATCAGGGCGTGA